In the Telopea speciosissima isolate NSW1024214 ecotype Mountain lineage chromosome 6, Tspe_v1, whole genome shotgun sequence genome, aaattgtaaatatttacatccaataaataaattagcttttttttggtaaacaaatagataattagatactaaaaaaattgcaaaatgtaaacaataaattataAAGCATAATCTAACATAGGGCCGGGCTAGGCTtcgctcgaggcctcaaccctggcccagcctgaccctaacccagggcctgaaaatttcaaccctaacccgctctcagggttgaaaaatctagTTCAGGCCCTGTTTGAGCTCAGGGTGGGCCAAGGCCGAtaaggccaaacttacacccctagctCTTAGaacctcagtcattgatgaaccaaagtaCGTGTTCGCATTTTGCAATAACAAGGCTCTCTTAGGTAGTGGGTATCAGTTATACATGTGTATGAGTGTATCCCAAACTTACATTTGGCAGTAACACATGGGGATTCAATACAAACATATTCTTTGTCAATTCACATCCATATGTATATTCAAATTTGTACCTGCATCAACCTATCTAGGTGTACCCAATACGACAACCatgtgataagggtgcccaacctaAACCcaagtcgtgactaccatttaaAGTGTGAACTTAAGGATtcaatgctcaaaaaatttatatgccATGTGATAAAATTAAGTCAAAACAAATAAACAGTTAAATTTAAAGTAAACCGTGTTTGGATACATAAATCCAACATTAAAAGCTAAAGTAATCTTCCAAATCCAAATGGCATAATTCTTCTCTAGGGTGCCGCCATAGAGAGCAGTTTCTTAAAAATTCTCATATAAAAACATGGTTCAACAATTGTTGGATTGGATaggattggattggattaaaTGGGAAGCCATATTAGGATCTTTATCAGGATAAAACAGAATGTTGTGAAGCTTACAGCAGGATTACAGACCCTTAAGTGATAATTATTGGATTTAAATCCTTCATTTTGATTAGAGAGTGTAGTGTGCACCTCACCCGAACTCATTTCATATGATCTTTGAGATATTTGCACAACCTGACTGATCGTGGTTGTGAATATCACTCTATATCTTTCAGGTACAGATACCAATCGAATGGTCCATACaatggaagtgtgtaaactatAAAGTCTGACATACTCTACACCTGTTTTGAAATAAttaaaagcagagagagagagagagagagagagagagagaggggggggggggggggggggaaggagaatGAAATCTGAATGGACCATATCACATAAAAAATtcgggaaaagagaagaagatgatatcGACCCACCAAATGTTTAGCCCAAATGGAGGAGGCGAAAGCCatgatttttccctttttttggatGAGAAAGCAATGATTTTAGTTTGTCTGGATGATTATGAAATCTATGCCTCAAGAGGTTAGATAATcgcaaaaataaaagaatcagaTGAACGAACTCAACTAAAAAGAAGTTAGAAACTGAGAAGGGGAGAGCCAGATAGGGAGCCAGAGAAGGGAAGTGTGTTCCTCGCCTGTCACAGAAACCAACAAATGATCTCCATCTTCATGGAACAAATGGGCATTCGTTCCAAGATTGTTTGCTACAAGCTTTAGCGCTGATTTGTTGAACGAATTGAGGTAAGAAAGCTTACAGCCCCGTAGATCTTCTCCAAGTTATTATCATTGAATGAAATCTTACGGACCCTCTTCGATTTGATTGATTTTCGACCTAGAAGTATTTACATTTTAGAGTgacaaaaaagaggaaaagacaGATAACGTTTTGTAGAAATTGTAGCTGAAGATGTTAAAATTAGGCCCTTCCATCAAATCCCTCTGAAGGTGTCAAGCAGTGAAATGAGCCGTTCTCCTTCGTTCTCTTTGAAGGCAGAGCCCAATTCTAAGCTTGACCCAAAAGCATTGAGGCGATGGGTTGTTGCCTTCTGTATCATTAGGTTTGATCTCGAACAAGGTCAGGTCATTGAGGAGTGTTACCCGCCTGATTCTATAACTCAAGATGAGGAGCTTGAAATCGCCTTCAGTTCTTTCCCAGATTCAGTGTCTCAGCACCACAATCGATCGAGCATTCATGattgtatcttcttcttccgaTTACGAAGGCGAGAGAATTCTCATTTGACCCATTTGTCTTCATCTGAGATAACTGAGGGTGAAGACAAATTGGGCTCTCCAAGGTCTCCAAGGTCCCCAAGGTCCCCAAGGTCATTAGATGATAAGGTACTCAGAAGGTCAAGCAGTAGCCGCAGGTCCAATCCTCCAGGGTATTTGTATGGTTTTGTGTTCAATAGGCAGAGGCAGGATGAGAGGTTAAAGCGAGGTGGAGAGCAGAAGTCTGTGGTTATCTTATCGTACTGTCCATACTCCTGCGTTTTCAGGCGTTTGTTACAAATCTTGGGTCCTTTGTATTTTGACATTGGTAAGGCAGCTGTGGAGCACATAGCCCATTATATCTCAATGTGGCCTGCCCCAATGCCTGGGAAGTTAATGGAGCTCCCAATTGGGAATGTTGCATTGAAAGCGAACCTGCCACCAGCTCATAGTTTGCCATTGGAGTATGGAGTCTTCTTGTCTGATGAGTCTGCCTCCTCGATGGCTCCTATTCTTCCTACGAATCAGTCAGTTCCACAAGGGCTCTTCCATGATGCAGATATTTTTGGTACATTCCGCGGGCTTCTTTTGCAGCTTTGGGTGCTGTGGGAGCTCTTGATTATTGGTGAGCCTATTCTTATAATAGCACCAACGCCGCCTCAGTGTTGTGAAGCTGTTGCAACTCTTGTAAGTTTGGTGGCACCACTCCTGTGCAGTGTCGACTTTAGGCCTTACTTCACCATCCATGGCCCGGATTTTGCCCGTCTTAACTCACTCACTGAAGGAGAGCCTTTCCCTCCGATGGTTTTGGGTGTGACAAACCTCTTCTTTTTGAAGGCTCTTCGAAATATCCCTCATGTTGTTTCAGTGGGTAGTCCTGCTTCTAACTCAAGCAGGGTTCCCTTTTCTACTAGGTCCCCTGCTGGAAAAGTTTCTGGTAAACTGGAAGGATTTCGTCAACAGCTATCTttaaagaacttttctccttcaAACTTGTTAAATGCTGTGAAGTTGAGGAGAGACGGGCCTCTTTGTCTGATGACAGAACACAAAGAAGCCCTTTGGAGCACCTATGTTGCAACAACTAAGCCAGACACTGCTATCTTGAATAGGCTTATTGATGCAGGGATGTCCCCAAGGGTTGAGGAATCTATGTCAGTTGTTAACAATGAGATATTACGCCGGCATTTCTTGGAGCTTACAACAAACTTCCTTGCTCCTTTTGGACCATACTTAAGAGCTACTACTCCTTCAGAAGGAACTTCTCCCTTTGTagatcctcctcctcttctttcatTTAATACTGAAGAATTCATTGCAAACTTATCAGCAAGGGGACCTGGGAAGTTCTTATCAAAGAGAATGAAAGCTAACTGGCTGGACCTATACAGGTAATGCATAGTAAATGCTACTGGATTTCATAGTACTTCCACTGGTTGTTGATCTATAGTGTGTTTTCCCCCAGTGTTGTGTTTCACTTTGATTCTGCCTTCTGAGTTTCATATGTTGGTGATTGGTTCCAGGAATGAATTCTTACCgctgatttttcttttgttttcaccTCTCAGGCGCTTTTTAAAAGGGCAGAACTTTATGCCATGGTTTCAAAGAAGGCGTGCTGTTGCTGAACAAGAACAGCACAGATTATGGAGGCAGGCTAGAATAAAGACTGACATTCAGCAATTTATACCAAATATGTCTGAACTGGAGATTGTTGATTCTTTCAATTCCATTGAGAAACACTTACTTGGAGAGATACAGGTAACCTCTTCTTCCTGTATGCAGATATTTTGGTCGTTTTCCCCTGTGCAGCATGCTGTGATTGTTACTATAGAGTTATTTCTGTGATACCTAATAGTTGAAACAGGGGAGAAAAATGCCTGAATTTACTCTCTAATGTGTGTATTAGATTAGAAAAGCAGATAATATACGCAGTTTTCTGGTCGTGCTTCATTGAGATAGTATATGCTAATGTGATGAAATAACTATTAATATATAGCTTAGTTATTTCATGCTGAATTCTCTGTGCATATCCACAGTTTTTGTTAATGTATTATGTCACagttttcaaaaaatgtgggtgatgtGATCCTGGGTTCAATAACTTTGATTATGGGTTCGCTAGGGGCCCACAAGAACACTTAATGACTCAATTTAAGGGGGTAATGGCAAAACTGTAATTTTTGGAAACAGTTTAAGGTCTTTTTGGAAGAGGAAACAGATTTGGGACAGAATGGTAATTTAATTTAAAAGGGAAGGACAATAGTGGGAATTCAAATGGTTGGTGATAAGGTTGGAACAACTTAATAAAGGAAGGGTAGTAATATCAGCACTAAGGGCTTATCTGTAAATTTGATGAACGGTACCTTCGTCAACCTTACAATGCCTAGCAACCAGCGGTAGAGCAGGAGCCACTTCGAAGGAGAAAACTCTCATTGGGGCATCAATCGACTTGAAACTCTGAGGTAGGATTCTACACTCTTGTGTCTCTTAAAAgcaaacaacaatatgcctaaAAGTCTGGTAAAACAACAACATGCCTGAAAAATCTGGTAAAGCAACAATAAATTTTTGCAACTCAAATATAGGGGAATGTAAGGATTCAGCATGgattttgatttggaactctTTATTCCAGCAAGGTTTTGGGCTGGGATTTAGTAGATAGATAGTCTCTTCCTAAGGAACGGAACTTGCTCCCAAAGtatgagaaggaaaaaggaaagatcAAAGGAGATCAATCCAACTTCGTGGGGTTGTCAGTGTTGACCAGAAACAGAGTTCAGAAATAATAgtgatggaaagaagaaaaagacgaataagaaggagagaaaaagtgGGGCTGgggaaaatagaagagagagggaaagagactcACACCTGACCCGAGAGGAAAAGGAATCAAACtagggaaggaaagagagagaagaggaggaaaccAAGAGCACCGATCTGCTCTGGTAGCAGGCCACACAGACATactcaaaaccaaaaaactcaatattttatttttttcatctaatctctgttttttttttttgggggggggtgaatGGGACATTAATTAAGAGAAAAAACAGAGTACAATGACAGAGCCTAAAGGCTAGATGAAAGGGGAACCCCTAGTTAAACAccaaaatatctaaaaaaatgaTGATACATAAAAAACCAGGGAAGGGGAAAAACAATTTAAACATAGGGTGATACACCAAAGGCCAGGGAGGGGCAGAAACATCaataaaaggataaaaggatgatacatcaaaaaGTCAGGGATGGGAGTGAAATTAAAGGGAGGTCCCAATTTGAGGCAAAATCCTATTTCTTAATGAGTCTGGGCTCAAAGACCGAATGGATAGAACTATATGTCTGATCTCAAAAGAAATATCTTCCTAGATTTGTTTTATAGTATGCAACGAggaggtccatcttcttttatttctttcccaccaaatatgaTGAGCCACAACACTAAAGGCAAGCTTACTAATAATGTCAAAGATTGACTTaccattgaaaatttttaaaatccaCCTCCATTTTCTCTAAAAGGGAAGGATAGTTTGATGATGAGGCCAACATATACTAAAGACTCCTTTTCAAACAGATCTAGAGAaaggacaagaaaagaaaagatggccCACATTTTCTTGGGACCAACATAGGAAACAGTTTGCTATAAAAAGGTTTCTATTGAGTAGAAACTCCTGAGTAGGAAGAGATTGGGTCAAAGCATGCCAAGCAATAAAACTATGCCTAGGAATATTCGAATTAAACTAGACAATCCTGTGCCAAGAAGCTTTCTGGGATTTTGATCTAATCAAATTTCAGGTACAGGCAGAGGTGAATTTTGTTGAAGAATTTGCAAGCCGTAGAACTAAATCACCACTCCCTCTTGGTCTCAACAATGTGGAAGAGAGACTAAACCAAACCTCAATCAAATTATTGTAAGTGCTAGGCCTAGGACATCAAATTTCATCATGGATAATGGAGGAGACCTTGGTCATCCTATTAGATCCAACATCATGTCTAATTCGGTTTCCATATGGAAATGAGAAAACCATTAGGATGCAAATTATCAAGCCACAGATAAGTATCACATCCATCTTCAATGCTTGAACGAATGGTGTCTCTGACAAGATATCTATACGTATTTTCTCCAAGCCCAAGAAGCTTTAGTTGGGCATGTGGTAGTCGAAATAGAGTCTGATTTTAAGTATCTTGAGTATACCCAGTTAGTCCAAATACTTTTTTGTCTAGACAGTATTTTCCAGATAAGTTTTATGATGCCTGCAATGTAAGCTTCCTTTACTAATTCCCAATCCGCCTTCATTTTTTAGAAGACAAACTTTAGCCCAACTAATAGAATGAAGGAAATGAGGATTTTTCCTGAGCTTTCCAAGGAAAGAGGACATTAAAGATTCAATCCTAGAAATGATGGATGCTAGCAGCCTAAAAAACCAGACCAGTAATTATATGAATTTTGTGTAACCAATCTGATGAGATCAAGGCAGCCAGCAAAAGATAGAATCTTACTCTTGCATATTTATAGTCTCTTTCGAAGCCTATCTAAGATCGGGGAGCAATGATGAGCTGATAGCTTCAAAGAGATCAAAGGAAGACCCAGATGTTTAATGGGAAAAACACCTTCAGGAACACCCAAGATGTCTTTTAGTTGGCCTTTGACATCATCAAAGACCCTAGAGAAGAAAGCCAAGGATTTAAGGGGATTAATACGAAGTCCAGATATACCCGTAAAGGTATCCAAAGCTTCCCTTAATTGAAGAAATAGAGGAGGAAGCCTTGGCaaaaatcataagatcatcaACAAATGCTAAATGGGTAATCTTGAGGGCCTTGCATTTTGGGATTGACTGGATTAGATTCTGTATAGTTCTAGCTTCCAAACACTTGGACAGACCTTCCATAGCAATGGAGAACAACAATGGAGAAATAGTCTCAGAGTTCATGTCAACAacaacgacaacaacaacaactcagccttattgcaacttaatggggtcggctacatggatccttgcaaagtcaatagaataaaaataattgtaAAAAGATGAGATCACAACAACATTGACAAAAACTTAGGGAAAACCCAACTACATGAGACAAGGCCCAAATTATGTATgtcaatcagctctatttgaggccATACTTGAGACCATAGTTGTCTAGGCGTCGCCCAAGTGTCCAGGCGCCTTTCTCTCACCTTGATTTCTAGTGTGACCTAGGTgacctaggtgacgccttgttggtgtcgcctaggcgccttggCAACTATGCTTGAGACAAGGCCCAAACTATACacgtctttcctcactacttctcctagggtcagtctaggcctgcccctagctcttttagatcctttaatctgaatcaaatcactccttcgaactggtgcatcccaaggcctccattgaacatgaccatgccacctcaaatgactctctcatAGCTTCTTGAGTATAGAGGttactcccaactcagctctataatggtcattccttactttatccttcctggttttgccacacatccatctcaacatccttatcTCCGCCACACTAACTATCTACGTGTCGTTTCTTCAgcgcccaacattccgcaccatacatcatagccggtcgtatggcAATCCTATAAAATACCCCTTTGAATTTTAAAGGGATACACCGATCACACAGAATGCTAGttacacctctccacttcagccatcctattttaattctttgggaaacatcatcctttatatCGCCTTCTTTATTTACGATAGAGCTAAGATATTTAAAATAATCACATTGAGGTATCTCTTTATCCTCAATCTTAACTACCTCATTAACCAACATATTGTGGCTAAAGTTGCACACCATGTACTcggtctttgttctacttatcttaagaccTTTTGACTCCAAGGcagatctccataactccaacttggtgttaatccctgcttttgtctcatccaccaacacTATATCATCACAAAAAAGCATACATCAAGGGATCTCATCTTGtatgtctctagttaaatcatccatgataagcgcaaacaaataagggcttaaggttgATCCTTTATGTAGTCTAAGCGTAATTGGGaactcactaccttgaccccctaCTGATTTTATGCTAGTCACCAAGCCATCATACATATCCTTAATTATGTACACATATTTACATGGCACCTTCTCTTATCTAGTATGTGCCAGAttagatctctagggactctatcataggctttacttaggtcaataaagaccatatgaagattGTTCTTGCCCTCTCTAAACCTTTCCATGAGTCTTCCAAGTGAAAATATA is a window encoding:
- the LOC122664670 gene encoding protein DENND6B isoform X1, giving the protein MSRSPSFSLKAEPNSKLDPKALRRWVVAFCIIRFDLEQGQVIEECYPPDSITQDEELEIAFSSFPDSVSQHHNRSSIHDCIFFFRLRRRENSHLTHLSSSEITEGEDKLGSPRSPRSPRSPRSLDDKVLRRSSSSRRSNPPGYLYGFVFNRQRQDERLKRGGEQKSVVILSYCPYSCVFRRLLQILGPLYFDIGKAAVEHIAHYISMWPAPMPGKLMELPIGNVALKANLPPAHSLPLEYGVFLSDESASSMAPILPTNQSVPQGLFHDADIFGTFRGLLLQLWVLWELLIIGEPILIIAPTPPQCCEAVATLVSLVAPLLCSVDFRPYFTIHGPDFARLNSLTEGEPFPPMVLGVTNLFFLKALRNIPHVVSVGSPASNSSRVPFSTRSPAGKVSGKLEGFRQQLSLKNFSPSNLLNAVKLRRDGPLCLMTEHKEALWSTYVATTKPDTAILNRLIDAGMSPRVEESMSVVNNEILRRHFLELTTNFLAPFGPYLRATTPSEGTSPFVDPPPLLSFNTEEFIANLSARGPGKFLSKRMKANWLDLYRRFLKGQNFMPWFQRRRAVAEQEQHRLWRQARIKTDIQQFIPNMSELEIVDSFNSIEKHLLGEIQLQQSGRGTADSAAACQKLKGDLQAVFNVLPKDMQQLLLFNPQRAALLQGSLELTKLPGRPSIQLGVISTSSPR
- the LOC122664670 gene encoding protein DENND6B isoform X2 codes for the protein MSRSPSFSLKAEPNSKLDPKALRRWVVAFCIIRFDLEQGQVIEECYPPDSITQDEELEIAFSSFPDSVSQHHNRSSIHDCIFFFRLRRRENSHLTHLSSSEITEGEDKLGSPRSPRSPRSPRSLDDKVLRRSSSSRRSNPPGYLYGFVFNRQRQDERLKRGGEQKSVVILSYCPYSCVFRRLLQILGPLYFDIGKAAVEHIAHYISMWPAPMPGKLMELPIGNVALKANLPPAHSLPLEYGVFLSDESASSMAPILPTNQSVPQGLFHDADIFGTFRGLLLQLWVLWELLIIGEPILIIAPTPPQCCEAVATLVSLVAPLLCSVDFRPYFTIHGPDFARLNSLTEGEPFPPMVLGVTNLFFLKALRNIPHVVSVGSPASNSSRVPFSTRSPAGKVSGKLEGFRQQLSLKNFSPSNLLNAVKLRRDGPLCLMTEHKEALWSTYVATTKPDTAILNRLIDAGMSPRVEESMSVVNNEILRRHFLELTTNFLAPFGPYLRATTPSEGTSPFVDPPPLLSFNTEEFIANLSARGPGKFLSKRMKANWLDLYRRFLKGQNFMPWFQRRRAVAEQEQHRLWRQARIKTDIQQFIPNMSELEIVDSFNSIEKHLLGEIQQSGRGTADSAAACQKLKGDLQAVFNVLPKDMQQLLLFNPQRAALLQGSLELTKLPGRPSIQLGVISTSSPR
- the LOC122664670 gene encoding protein DENND6B isoform X3, which translates into the protein MSRSPSFSLKAEPNSKLDPKALRRWVVAFCIIRFDLEQGQVIEECYPPDSITQDEELEIAFSSFPDSVSQHHNRSSIHDCIFFFRLRRRENSHLTHLSSSEITEGEDKLGSPRSPRSPRSPRSLDDKVLRRSSSSRRSNPPGYLYGFVFNRQRQDERLKRGGEQKSVVILSYCPYSCVFRRLLQILGPLYFDIGKAAVEHIAHYISMWPAPMPGKLMELPIGNVALKANLPPAHSLPLEYGVFLSDESASSMAPILPTNQSVPQGLFHDADIFGTFRGLLLQLWVLWELLIIGEPILIIAPTPPQCCEAVATLVSLVAPLLCSVDFRPYFTIHGPDFARLNSLTEGEPFPPMVLGVTNLFFLKALRNIPHVVSVGSPASNSSRVPFSTRSPAGKVSGKLEGFRQQLSLKNFSPSNLLNAVKLRRDGPLCLMTEHKEALWSTYVATTKPDTAILNRLIDAGMSPRVEESMSVVNNEILRRHFLELTTNFLAPFGPYLRATTPSEGTSPFVDPPPLLSFNTEEFIANLSARGPGKFLSKRMKANWLDLYRRFLKGQNFMPWFQRRRAVAEQEQHRLWRQARIKTDIQQFIPNMSELEIVDSFNSIEKHLLGEIQSGRGTADSAAACQKLKGDLQAVFNVLPKDMQQLLLFNPQRAALLQGSLELTKLPGRPSIQLGVISTSSPR